A section of the Jannaschia sp. S6380 genome encodes:
- a CDS encoding RidA family protein — protein sequence MTGRRLISTGSPFEAQVGYSRAVVQGDWCFVSGITGYDYATMDIPKDIAAQARNCFATLKGVLDEAGFAHAGIVRVTHIVRDRALIDPLLPVLASALGDVRPAATMIVAELMEPEMLYELEVTAFRGG from the coding sequence GTGACCGGCAGACGCCTGATCTCGACCGGATCGCCGTTCGAAGCGCAGGTCGGCTATTCGCGGGCGGTGGTCCAGGGCGACTGGTGCTTCGTCTCGGGGATCACGGGCTACGATTATGCGACGATGGACATTCCCAAGGACATTGCCGCACAAGCCCGAAACTGCTTCGCCACGCTGAAAGGCGTCCTAGACGAGGCCGGTTTCGCCCATGCCGGCATCGTGCGCGTTACCCATATCGTTCGCGACCGCGCGTTGATCGATCCGCTCTTGCCCGTTCTGGCAAGCGCGCTGGGCGACGTTCGTCCGGCCGCGACGATGATCGTGGCGGAACTGATGGAGCCCGAGATGCTCTACGAACTGGAAGTCACCGCGTTTCGGGGCGGATGA
- the rph gene encoding ribonuclease PH, whose amino-acid sequence MRPSGRALDQMRDITIETDVTRHAEGSCMIRCGDTHVLCTASLEERVPPFLRNSGQGWVTAEYGMLPRATTTRMRREASAGKQSGRTQEIQRLIGRSLRAGIDRQAMGERQITVDCDVIQADGGTRCASITGGWVALRLAVNKLMKAGDIITDPILDHVAAVSCGIYAGQPVLDLDYPEDSEAGTDGNFVMTGAGRVIELQASAEGATFSREEFAELMALAEKGVGELVAAQKAATA is encoded by the coding sequence ATGCGACCCTCGGGACGAGCGCTCGACCAGATGCGCGACATTACCATCGAGACGGACGTGACGCGTCATGCCGAAGGGTCCTGCATGATCCGCTGCGGGGACACGCATGTGCTGTGCACCGCCTCGTTGGAGGAGCGGGTGCCGCCGTTCCTGCGCAACAGCGGACAGGGCTGGGTGACGGCGGAATACGGCATGTTGCCGCGCGCGACGACCACGCGAATGCGGCGCGAAGCCTCGGCCGGCAAGCAATCGGGCCGTACGCAGGAGATCCAGCGCCTGATCGGGCGGTCGCTGCGCGCCGGCATCGACCGGCAGGCCATGGGCGAGCGGCAGATTACCGTCGATTGCGACGTGATCCAGGCCGATGGCGGCACCCGCTGCGCGTCGATCACGGGGGGCTGGGTCGCGCTGCGGTTGGCCGTCAACAAATTGATGAAGGCCGGCGACATCATCACCGACCCGATCCTGGATCACGTCGCCGCGGTCAGCTGCGGCATCTACGCCGGTCAACCGGTGCTGGACCTCGACTATCCCGAGGACAGCGAGGCCGGGACGGACGGCAATTTCGTCATGACCGGCGCCGGCCGGGTGATCGAACTGCAGGCGAGCGCGGAGGGCGCCACGTTCTCGCGCGAGGAGTTCGCGGAGCTGATGGCCCTGGCCGAGAAGGGCGTGGGCGAGCTGGTCGCGGCGCAGAAGGCCGCCACGGCGTGA
- the hemW gene encoding radical SAM family heme chaperone HemW, whose product MENWQRAGFALYVHWPFCAAKCPYCDFNSHVTARVDQARWRDALLRDLAHWAARTPGRVLSSVFFGGGTPSLMPPETVEAIVSAARAHWTPANDLEVTLEANPTSVEAGRFAAYRDAGVNRFSVGLQALNDTDLRRLGRLHSVAEGRRAFDIARDLTDRVSFDLIYARQDQGPEAWRRELREALSLAGEHLSLYQLTIETGTAFGARHAAGGLRGLPGEDLAVDLWQITQDLTAAAGLRRYETSNHARAGAEARHNLVYWRGGDWVGIGPGAHGRIGFGSKRIATEAARMPQDWLARSEDAGVGTSTEEVQQHIDIANEYMMMGLRMQEGVDIDLFHGLGGELDPAAVADLSESGHLTRTGDRLVATESGALLLDAILPRILSV is encoded by the coding sequence ATGGAGAACTGGCAGCGCGCGGGGTTCGCACTCTATGTGCATTGGCCGTTCTGCGCGGCGAAATGCCCGTATTGCGACTTCAACTCGCATGTGACCGCCCGGGTGGACCAGGCGCGCTGGCGCGACGCGCTTCTTCGCGACCTGGCCCATTGGGCCGCGCGCACGCCGGGCCGCGTCTTGTCATCGGTGTTCTTCGGTGGCGGGACCCCTTCGCTGATGCCACCGGAAACGGTGGAGGCGATCGTGTCCGCCGCCCGCGCGCACTGGACCCCGGCCAACGATCTGGAGGTGACGCTGGAGGCGAACCCCACCTCGGTCGAGGCGGGACGGTTCGCGGCCTATCGCGACGCGGGGGTGAACCGGTTTTCGGTCGGATTGCAGGCGCTGAACGACACCGATCTGCGGCGCTTGGGGCGCCTGCACAGTGTCGCGGAGGGACGCCGCGCCTTCGACATCGCCCGCGACCTGACGGACCGGGTGTCGTTCGACCTGATCTATGCGCGGCAAGACCAGGGCCCGGAGGCATGGCGCCGGGAGCTGCGGGAGGCACTTTCCCTCGCGGGGGAACATCTGTCGCTCTACCAACTCACGATCGAGACCGGCACGGCCTTCGGCGCGCGGCATGCCGCCGGCGGTCTGCGTGGGCTGCCGGGCGAGGATCTGGCCGTCGACCTGTGGCAGATCACGCAGGACCTGACGGCGGCCGCGGGTCTGCGCCGCTACGAGACGTCGAACCATGCGCGCGCGGGCGCCGAGGCGCGGCACAATCTGGTCTATTGGCGGGGCGGCGACTGGGTCGGGATCGGACCGGGCGCCCATGGCCGGATCGGCTTCGGGTCAAAGCGCATCGCCACCGAAGCGGCGCGGATGCCGCAGGATTGGCTGGCCCGGTCCGAGGATGCAGGGGTCGGAACTTCGACGGAAGAAGTTCAGCAACATATTGATATTGCTAACGAATACATGATGATGGGCCTACGGATGCAGGAGGGCGTGGATATCGATCTGTTCCATGGGCTCGGCGGTGAACTCGACCCTGCGGCCGTGGCGGACCTGTCCGAGAGCGGACATCTGACGCGGACCGGGGACCGGCTTGTGGCGACCGAGAGCGGGGCGCTCCTGCTGGACGCGATCCTGCCGCGCATTCTGTCAGTCTGA
- a CDS encoding ParA family protein yields MRPKTIAIANQKGGVGKTTTAINLGAALAMRGFRTLLIDLDPQGNASTGMGVARDIRRRSTYDLLLGEESAADIALSTDVDNLRIIPATMDLSSADSELMASSRRVIHLRNALRLRETPFDYILIDCPPSLNLLTINAFVAAHSILVPLQAEFFALEGLSQLLLTVREVRSTANSDLRLEGIVLTMFDKRNNLCQQVEDDARENLGDLVFDTKIPRNVRLSEAPSYAMPVLNYDPTSRGAIAYRSLATELLQRNRSEAPADV; encoded by the coding sequence ATGCGACCCAAGACAATTGCGATCGCGAACCAGAAGGGCGGTGTCGGCAAGACCACCACGGCGATCAACCTAGGGGCCGCCCTGGCCATGCGTGGCTTTCGGACGCTGCTGATCGATCTGGATCCGCAGGGAAACGCATCAACCGGCATGGGCGTGGCGCGCGATATTCGGCGGCGCAGCACCTATGATCTGCTATTGGGCGAGGAGTCGGCGGCGGATATCGCGCTGTCGACGGATGTCGACAATTTGCGGATCATCCCCGCGACGATGGATCTCAGCTCGGCGGATTCCGAGCTGATGGCCAGTTCCCGGCGCGTCATTCACCTGCGCAATGCGCTCCGCCTTCGCGAGACACCTTTCGACTATATTCTTATCGACTGTCCGCCCTCGCTCAACCTATTGACGATCAACGCTTTTGTGGCGGCGCATTCCATCCTCGTGCCCCTGCAGGCGGAGTTCTTTGCGCTCGAAGGACTGTCCCAGCTTCTGCTTACGGTGCGAGAGGTGCGATCCACGGCAAACTCCGATCTTCGCCTGGAGGGGATCGTGTTGACCATGTTCGACAAGCGCAACAACCTGTGCCAGCAAGTCGAGGACGACGCGCGCGAAAATCTGGGCGATCTCGTCTTCGACACCAAGATCCCTCGGAATGTCCGCCTTAGCGAAGCGCCGAGCTATGCGATGCCGGTCCTGAATTACGATCCCACGTCGCGGGGCGCCATCGCCTATCGGAGCCTAGCGACCGAACTGCTGCAGAGAAACCGATCGGAGGCCCCCGCCGATGTCTGA
- the rsmG gene encoding 16S rRNA (guanine(527)-N(7))-methyltransferase RsmG → MNRYTGDVSRETVAQFHRLEALVRKWTPRINLVSQASLEDFFRRHIDDAVFLYKCAPAIGTWLDLGSGGGFPGLVIGILSRTGRQVTLIESDTRKCAFLRTARRELALSINIISARIEAVPAQEANVVSARALAPLPRLLSLATPHGTPNTTYVFLKGNRWRDEVDLAMKDWRFDLDVIDSPIEKGAAVLRLRNVERI, encoded by the coding sequence ATGAACCGCTATACCGGCGATGTTTCACGTGAAACAGTCGCGCAGTTTCATCGACTGGAAGCTCTCGTTCGAAAGTGGACGCCGCGTATCAATTTGGTCTCGCAGGCGAGCCTTGAGGACTTCTTTCGACGTCATATCGATGATGCTGTTTTTCTGTATAAGTGCGCACCTGCCATTGGAACGTGGCTGGATCTCGGCTCCGGCGGCGGGTTTCCGGGGCTGGTAATCGGCATACTGTCCCGTACCGGCCGTCAGGTCACGTTGATCGAAAGCGACACGCGAAAATGCGCGTTCCTTCGGACAGCCAGACGTGAACTTGCGTTGTCAATCAATATCATAAGCGCCCGGATCGAAGCCGTTCCGGCGCAGGAGGCTAATGTCGTCTCCGCCCGCGCCTTGGCGCCCCTTCCCCGCTTGCTGTCTCTTGCGACACCGCATGGCACACCAAACACGACTTATGTCTTTCTGAAGGGGAATCGCTGGCGGGACGAGGTCGATTTGGCCATGAAGGACTGGCGCTTCGATCTCGACGTCATCGACAGCCCGATCGAAAAAGGCGCAGCCGTGTTGCGCCTCAGGAATGTGGAGCGGATCTAG
- the rdgB gene encoding RdgB/HAM1 family non-canonical purine NTP pyrophosphatase translates to MRRLKGRELLIATHNRGKLEEFRALLTPLGITCLSNADFGLPEPEETEDSFVGNARIKARAAMEATGLPALADDSGIEIDGLDGAPGVHTADWAETPKGRDFVQAMTRAWTELEARGVAEPRTARFRATLLLMWPDGHEEVFEGAAEGRLVWPMRGETGHGYDPMFQPEGFDRTFAEMSSDEKNAISHRAVALREMRRCLEGAE, encoded by the coding sequence GTGAGACGCCTCAAAGGGCGCGAATTGCTGATCGCGACGCATAATCGCGGCAAGCTCGAAGAGTTCCGCGCCCTTCTGACGCCCTTGGGGATCACCTGCCTGTCGAACGCCGATTTCGGCCTGCCGGAGCCCGAAGAGACCGAGGACAGCTTCGTCGGAAACGCGCGCATCAAGGCGCGCGCCGCGATGGAGGCGACCGGCCTGCCGGCGCTGGCCGACGATTCCGGGATCGAGATCGACGGTCTGGACGGGGCCCCCGGCGTGCACACCGCCGATTGGGCGGAGACGCCGAAGGGGCGCGACTTCGTCCAGGCGATGACCCGCGCCTGGACGGAACTGGAGGCGCGCGGCGTGGCCGAGCCGCGGACCGCACGGTTTCGCGCGACGCTCCTGCTGATGTGGCCGGACGGGCATGAGGAAGTGTTCGAGGGCGCCGCCGAAGGCCGGCTCGTCTGGCCGATGCGGGGCGAGACCGGGCATGGCTACGACCCGATGTTCCAGCCCGAGGGCTTCGATCGGACCTTCGCCGAGATGTCGTCCGACGAGAAGAACGCGATCAGCCATCGCGCCGTCGCCTTGCGAGAGATGCGGCGCTGTCTGGAGGGGGCGGAGTGA
- a CDS encoding ParB/RepB/Spo0J family partition protein, which yields MSDTAHGKPVRRGLSALMADVGVSAADMSEPGGRPAERVLPVESVYPNPDQPRRSFGEEDLSDLAASIAQKGILQPLIVRPDPKREDAYQIVAGERRWRAAQRAGLHEVPVLVRDLDDTEVLEIAIIENIQRADLNAIEEAYGFRQLMERFGHTQEKLAGVLGKSRSHIANVMRLLKLPDPVQNLLRDGQLTAGHARALIGCEDAEALARQVVNRGLSVRETERLAKGDATRPRTPRTSGGAPAKDADTRALEGDLSAALRMGVSIEHDPGDEGGRLTIRYRSLDDLDRLCGLLSSD from the coding sequence ATGTCTGATACCGCACATGGCAAGCCGGTTCGCCGGGGATTGTCCGCGCTGATGGCCGATGTCGGCGTATCCGCCGCCGACATGTCGGAACCGGGCGGACGTCCTGCCGAACGTGTTCTGCCGGTCGAATCGGTCTATCCGAATCCGGACCAGCCCCGCCGCAGCTTCGGCGAGGAGGATCTGTCGGACTTGGCCGCGTCGATCGCGCAGAAAGGCATCCTTCAACCCCTGATCGTTCGCCCCGATCCGAAGCGCGAGGACGCCTATCAGATCGTCGCGGGGGAACGGCGGTGGCGGGCCGCGCAGCGCGCCGGCCTGCATGAGGTACCGGTGCTGGTGCGCGACCTCGACGACACCGAGGTTCTGGAAATCGCCATCATCGAGAACATCCAGCGGGCCGATTTGAACGCCATCGAAGAGGCCTATGGCTTCCGACAACTGATGGAACGGTTCGGCCACACGCAGGAAAAGCTCGCCGGTGTCCTGGGAAAATCGCGCAGCCACATTGCCAACGTCATGCGCCTCCTCAAACTGCCTGACCCCGTGCAGAACCTGTTGCGGGACGGTCAGTTGACCGCCGGCCATGCGCGGGCCCTGATCGGATGCGAGGATGCCGAAGCCTTGGCTCGCCAGGTCGTCAATCGCGGCCTCTCGGTTCGCGAGACCGAGCGATTGGCGAAGGGCGACGCCACGCGGCCACGCACCCCCCGGACCTCCGGCGGCGCCCCGGCCAAGGATGCCGATACCCGGGCGCTGGAGGGGGATCTGAGCGCCGCGTTGCGCATGGGCGTTTCGATCGAGCATGATCCGGGCGACGAGGGCGGCCGTCTGACCATCCGCTATCGTTCGCTCGATGATCTCGACCGGCTTTGCGGGCTGCTGTCGTCAGACTGA